Proteins encoded in a region of the Rhodopirellula halodulae genome:
- a CDS encoding RNA polymerase sigma factor, with amino-acid sequence MGREPLFVIDKRRRNHDRQQEPLSSQCNPARRPAALVPPVGIGITSSMGQPDERKSTETIASETIAAAISGDRSALRSIYQATSDRVFRLMVRMVGQQDADDLTQQTFVRAFTKLDQFSGESKFETWLYRLATNEALQHLRREKHRRTEELVVEPTADQTDHIEQDERVAMVRQALDQLDPELRAIFTLKEESGLSYQEIAQTLDIPEGTVGSRLNRARRELRRLIDGSRE; translated from the coding sequence TTGGGTCGGGAGCCGCTTTTCGTAATAGACAAAAGACGACGAAATCATGATAGACAACAAGAGCCGCTCTCAAGTCAATGCAATCCTGCCCGGCGACCAGCCGCATTGGTACCCCCGGTGGGTATTGGTATAACTTCTTCAATGGGCCAGCCCGATGAACGCAAATCGACCGAAACGATCGCCTCCGAGACAATCGCCGCTGCGATATCTGGAGATCGTTCTGCGTTGCGCTCGATCTACCAGGCGACGTCGGATCGTGTGTTTCGCTTGATGGTTCGGATGGTCGGTCAGCAGGACGCCGATGACTTAACGCAGCAAACTTTCGTCCGAGCGTTTACGAAGCTCGATCAATTCAGTGGCGAGTCGAAGTTTGAAACGTGGCTGTATCGACTGGCCACCAACGAGGCATTGCAACATCTGCGCCGCGAGAAACATCGGCGGACCGAAGAACTGGTGGTCGAGCCGACCGCTGACCAAACCGACCACATTGAGCAAGACGAACGAGTCGCGATGGTACGCCAGGCACTCGATCAACTCGATCCGGAACTACGGGCGATCTTCACGCTCAAAGAAGAGAGCGGTCTGTCATACCAAGAGATCGCCCAGACGCTAGACATCCCCGAAGGTACTGTTGGATCGAGGTTGAACCGGGCACGGCGTGAATTGCGGAGGTTGATAGATGGGAGTCGGGAGTGA
- a CDS encoding efflux RND transporter periplasmic adaptor subunit, which produces MNQDEPIEPNKADVDDKVSSVDTDAPTDSEPVEAVAEETTTPIEAKPTPPQSDGGMKWLVRTAVQASTVVVVVGLVFFLLGVAQRTKWLTADGFSGGQGESVAESGGGEDKRYICPMMCTPPSTEPGRCPVCAMELVEATGGGGGDGISVTIESSARRLVGIRTAMSKMGEVNRTIRTIGSIDYDESQLSTISAYIDGRLEKMYANYAGVKVKEGDDLALIYSPQLYTAQTEFITSMNSDGKIGRFQISGGDLNKMARENLTELGMTESQIEQLGKSGKPMSRIRIKSPQRGTVIEKSAVEGDYVKTGDKLYRVADLSSVWLMLDLFPDDASAVRFGQQVEAEIQSMPGEVFTGRVAFIDPTVNPKTRTVRVRVEIMNFDGKLRPGDYATARVTVPAIPMDQVYDPALANKFISPMHPQVIRDEPGKCPLCDMDLVPTSQLGFASEPLPMQQVVTVPRDAVLLAGENSVIYVETEPGRFEIRRVAVGPMNRKEAVIVEGLSAGETVATGGNFLIDSQMQLAGNPSLMDPTKAPSYSPGPLELPNTTPVMLASDAGKTLDRTYDAYFEIQCAMAADQTPPPVALNTLIEGLRELEMLANVPDEAQRRFATARRAASRMDGSLETAREAYRGVSHAMLRAATVARGPKTAVKLTHYYCPMVPGGGGDWMQPGGDLQNPYWGSEMLTCGEVVRDMAMPAGMVPSIARTVQ; this is translated from the coding sequence ATGAATCAGGACGAACCAATCGAACCCAACAAAGCCGACGTTGACGATAAAGTCAGCAGCGTGGATACGGATGCGCCGACCGATAGCGAGCCAGTGGAAGCGGTGGCCGAAGAAACGACCACGCCTATTGAAGCCAAGCCGACCCCACCGCAAAGTGATGGCGGGATGAAGTGGCTGGTGCGCACTGCTGTGCAAGCATCAACGGTCGTCGTCGTAGTCGGACTCGTATTTTTTCTGCTCGGTGTCGCACAGCGAACGAAGTGGCTGACTGCGGATGGCTTTTCCGGGGGCCAAGGCGAATCCGTTGCAGAATCCGGCGGTGGCGAAGACAAGCGATACATCTGTCCAATGATGTGTACGCCACCGTCGACGGAACCCGGACGGTGTCCCGTGTGTGCGATGGAACTGGTTGAAGCAACTGGAGGTGGAGGCGGCGACGGCATCTCGGTCACGATTGAATCATCGGCGCGACGATTGGTCGGCATTCGAACCGCGATGTCAAAGATGGGTGAAGTCAATCGCACCATTCGCACGATCGGCTCGATCGACTACGACGAAAGCCAACTATCGACTATCAGTGCCTACATCGACGGCCGCTTGGAAAAGATGTACGCGAACTATGCCGGAGTGAAGGTCAAGGAAGGCGATGATCTGGCATTGATCTACAGCCCGCAGCTCTACACCGCTCAAACCGAATTCATCACCAGCATGAACAGCGATGGCAAGATTGGTCGCTTTCAAATCTCTGGCGGCGATTTGAACAAGATGGCACGGGAAAATTTGACGGAACTGGGGATGACGGAAAGTCAGATCGAGCAGTTGGGGAAGTCGGGTAAACCAATGTCGCGCATCCGCATCAAGTCACCGCAGAGAGGAACCGTGATCGAAAAGTCAGCGGTTGAGGGCGACTACGTGAAAACGGGAGACAAGCTTTACCGTGTAGCCGACCTAAGCAGTGTTTGGCTGATGCTTGATCTGTTCCCCGACGACGCATCGGCTGTTCGTTTCGGCCAACAAGTTGAAGCGGAAATTCAGTCGATGCCGGGCGAAGTATTCACGGGCCGCGTCGCTTTCATTGACCCCACCGTGAACCCGAAGACGCGAACGGTTCGCGTCCGTGTCGAGATCATGAACTTCGACGGCAAGCTGCGACCGGGCGACTATGCCACTGCTCGGGTGACCGTGCCGGCGATCCCAATGGACCAAGTTTACGATCCGGCACTGGCGAACAAATTCATCAGCCCGATGCACCCGCAAGTCATCCGCGACGAACCCGGTAAGTGTCCGCTTTGTGACATGGATTTGGTGCCGACGTCGCAGCTTGGGTTCGCATCAGAACCCTTGCCGATGCAACAAGTCGTGACCGTTCCGCGCGATGCCGTGCTTCTGGCTGGTGAAAACAGCGTGATCTACGTCGAAACCGAACCGGGACGTTTTGAGATTCGCCGAGTTGCGGTCGGTCCCATGAATCGCAAAGAAGCGGTGATTGTGGAAGGACTTTCGGCTGGTGAGACGGTTGCGACGGGCGGCAATTTCCTGATCGACTCACAAATGCAGCTCGCCGGCAATCCTTCGTTGATGGACCCGACGAAAGCACCGAGCTATTCGCCGGGACCGCTGGAACTTCCCAATACTACTCCTGTCATGCTGGCCAGCGACGCTGGCAAAACGCTTGATCGAACCTACGACGCGTACTTTGAAATCCAATGCGCAATGGCGGCCGACCAAACGCCTCCGCCCGTTGCGTTGAATACGCTGATCGAAGGTCTCCGCGAACTGGAAATGTTGGCCAATGTTCCCGATGAAGCTCAACGGCGGTTCGCAACTGCTCGCCGCGCGGCGTCACGCATGGACGGTTCGTTAGAAACGGCTCGCGAGGCCTATCGCGGTGTCAGTCACGCAATGTTGCGAGCGGCCACGGTGGCTCGCGGGCCGAAGACGGCTGTGAAGTTGACGCACTATTACTGCCCGATGGTTCCCGGCGGCGGTGGCGACTGGATGCAGCCCGGCGGCGACTTGCAGAACCCATATTGGGGCAGCGAGATGCTGACGTGCGGCGAAGTAGTTCGTGATATGGCAATGCCCGCGGGCATGGTTCCCTCAATCGCGCGCACGGTGCAATAA
- a CDS encoding TolC family protein, producing MRTVAFTDDDDLQVRDLGELDELDVELDDLDSDGGASANDPASLRDAMALDAANETVETAPFIQDQYSYGFEQPAGLTLQSIESMALGSHPAIAEARARVESTRGQYVQAGLPFNPVLQYQSDEIGNEDATGLHSVQMSQQFVTANKLGIAQQVQAREIQKQQAALRIAELRVLTRVRAAFATAIVSQRRANIADQIVELAEKSIESVNALLEAEEVSKIALLQARVEAEQARITAENARTQLQANLRTLAAAAGMQTLPPGPLSGNVGDDLTGAPWEALLAEISTNSPELSRAGSELERAKWSLQLACAQVTPNVTGTVGVGVDAATDDTFAVIGVSVPLPIRNRNQGNIRSARADIAAASAAIQSTQLSLEARLAEAVGRYQVALERYTRLQESVVPTSEETYKLSLEAFDAGETDFLQLLTAQRTLFTTQLNVLDAAGQAKQAAAEIEGLLVTLSL from the coding sequence GTGCGGACGGTTGCGTTCACGGACGATGACGACTTGCAGGTCAGAGATCTTGGTGAATTGGACGAACTCGACGTCGAGCTTGATGATTTGGATTCGGATGGTGGTGCCTCTGCCAACGATCCCGCGTCTCTACGCGACGCGATGGCTTTGGACGCGGCGAACGAGACGGTTGAAACCGCTCCGTTCATTCAGGACCAGTATTCCTACGGTTTTGAGCAACCCGCCGGACTGACGCTTCAGTCAATTGAGTCGATGGCATTGGGTTCGCATCCGGCCATCGCGGAAGCTCGTGCTCGTGTCGAATCAACTCGCGGGCAATACGTTCAAGCGGGCTTGCCGTTCAATCCGGTGCTGCAATATCAGTCGGATGAGATCGGCAACGAAGATGCCACCGGTCTGCATTCGGTGCAGATGTCTCAGCAGTTCGTTACCGCCAACAAGCTGGGGATTGCTCAACAGGTGCAGGCCCGCGAGATCCAAAAACAGCAAGCTGCGCTGCGAATTGCGGAGCTTCGCGTTTTGACTCGCGTTCGTGCTGCGTTTGCGACAGCCATCGTATCGCAGCGAAGGGCCAACATTGCTGACCAGATTGTCGAGTTGGCTGAGAAGTCGATCGAATCAGTGAATGCCCTGTTGGAAGCCGAAGAGGTTTCCAAAATTGCTTTGTTGCAGGCTCGCGTTGAAGCTGAGCAAGCGCGGATTACGGCGGAGAACGCTCGAACGCAGTTGCAAGCCAACCTGCGGACGCTTGCCGCTGCTGCCGGGATGCAAACACTGCCGCCCGGACCGCTTAGCGGCAACGTGGGTGACGATCTGACCGGCGCGCCGTGGGAAGCATTGCTCGCCGAAATCTCGACCAACAGTCCCGAACTATCGCGGGCCGGATCGGAGCTTGAGCGAGCTAAATGGTCGTTGCAACTTGCCTGTGCCCAAGTGACGCCGAACGTGACGGGAACCGTCGGTGTTGGTGTCGATGCCGCTACGGATGATACGTTCGCGGTCATTGGCGTCAGCGTTCCGCTTCCCATTCGCAACCGCAATCAGGGCAACATACGCAGTGCCCGAGCCGACATCGCCGCAGCGTCGGCAGCGATCCAGAGCACGCAACTCAGCCTAGAAGCCCGGCTCGCCGAAGCCGTCGGCCGCTACCAAGTCGCGTTGGAACGCTACACCCGCTTGCAGGAATCGGTCGTGCCGACCTCGGAGGAAACCTACAAGCTCTCGTTGGAGGCATTTGATGCGGGCGAAACCGATTTCCTACAACTGTTAACAGCACAGCGAACACTCTTCACGACTCAATTGAACGTCCTGGATGCCGCCGGACAAGCCAAGCAGGCTGCTGCGGAAATCGAAGGCCTGTTGGTGACTCTGAGCCTGTGA
- a CDS encoding efflux RND transporter periplasmic adaptor subunit — translation MSTLRAWLVRLRGPVLTVLAMAIAIVVGAFAFTDYPQQFGLVATAIVESDPHAGHDHGPGEHDDHGDDDHAGHDHDGHEAGQSIELSQQARANLRLKTEAVTVGPYTSYIEVPGMVTRWPGETHVSITSPLTGVINKINISRGEMIKSGEPLFTLRLTHQDLVNTQEDFLSQLGQLDVEEREIQRLTSASRSGAIAGKTRITREYERDKLQAKIRAAKQSMLLHGLSEDQIASIERTRTLVREVVVTAPLVEEDNSLHHESLGEANNRVSGNPSARLAAIQPPPMSLPSHNHIDAEFLVTELSVRRGESVSAGQQIAQLSNYSRLLIEGQAYQRDAGLLRKAADSGAELQATMTGAGDEVETITGLNVVYIGNEVGTESRSLPFYVGLTNEIERSEQRGDKRYVSWRYKPGQRLTVRLPQSQVADAIVVPKDAVAEEGPERFLFVENGDHFDRVPVEVIASDSVNVAIKNDGQVWPGQTIAVSGAHQLQMAMKNQAGGAIDPHAGHNH, via the coding sequence ATGTCCACGCTAAGAGCTTGGCTGGTGCGCCTGCGCGGCCCCGTTTTGACCGTCCTGGCGATGGCAATCGCGATCGTCGTCGGCGCGTTCGCCTTTACCGACTATCCACAACAATTTGGCCTCGTTGCCACTGCAATCGTTGAGTCTGATCCGCACGCGGGTCACGATCACGGTCCAGGTGAACACGATGACCACGGCGACGACGACCATGCCGGACATGATCACGATGGTCACGAAGCGGGTCAGTCGATCGAATTGAGCCAGCAGGCTCGTGCGAACTTGCGGTTGAAGACTGAGGCCGTCACCGTTGGACCGTACACGAGCTACATCGAGGTCCCCGGCATGGTGACGCGCTGGCCCGGTGAAACGCATGTGTCGATCACGTCGCCACTGACGGGCGTCATTAACAAGATCAATATCTCTCGTGGCGAGATGATTAAGAGCGGCGAGCCGTTGTTCACGCTTCGGCTGACGCACCAAGACCTCGTCAATACGCAAGAAGACTTCCTCTCGCAGCTCGGGCAACTGGATGTCGAGGAGCGGGAGATTCAGCGGCTGACTTCGGCGTCCCGTTCGGGCGCGATCGCTGGGAAAACGCGAATAACCCGCGAGTACGAACGCGACAAATTGCAGGCGAAAATCCGTGCGGCGAAGCAGTCAATGTTGCTGCACGGTTTGAGTGAAGACCAAATCGCAAGCATCGAACGCACTCGCACGTTGGTCCGCGAAGTCGTCGTGACGGCCCCCTTGGTCGAAGAAGACAATTCACTGCATCACGAATCGCTGGGCGAAGCGAACAACCGAGTCTCGGGCAACCCGAGTGCAAGATTAGCGGCAATACAACCACCGCCGATGTCGCTGCCTTCGCACAATCACATTGACGCTGAGTTCTTGGTCACAGAACTGAGTGTTCGACGCGGCGAATCTGTTAGCGCCGGTCAGCAGATCGCGCAGCTGTCGAATTACAGCCGCTTGCTAATCGAAGGCCAAGCCTACCAGCGTGACGCAGGTCTGTTGCGAAAGGCTGCCGATTCGGGTGCTGAATTGCAAGCCACGATGACCGGTGCGGGCGACGAAGTCGAAACGATCACGGGATTGAACGTGGTCTACATCGGAAACGAAGTCGGTACTGAATCACGGTCGCTGCCGTTCTATGTCGGACTGACCAATGAGATCGAACGCAGCGAACAGCGTGGCGACAAACGCTACGTCAGTTGGCGATACAAGCCCGGCCAACGGCTAACCGTTCGGCTTCCACAGTCGCAAGTCGCCGACGCGATTGTTGTTCCCAAGGACGCGGTTGCCGAAGAAGGCCCCGAGCGATTCTTGTTCGTCGAGAACGGAGATCACTTTGATCGTGTTCCGGTGGAAGTCATTGCGTCGGACAGCGTCAACGTCGCGATCAAGAACGACGGCCAAGTTTGGCCCGGTCAGACGATCGCCGTTAGCGGTGCTCATCAATTGCAGATGGCGATGAAGAACCAGGCGGGCGGAGCCATTGATCCCCACGCAGGGCACAACCACTGA
- a CDS encoding TolC family protein, with amino-acid sequence MDRQYWTPATKQTKRILLGALIAASMSGCATQRGVQIASDTQKATSFVAAETVSTNTRPEAIAYRSVETPVQLAGFNDGMVVASPAAFTLPQDNDGELGLDSEEADVSSRSFSDFLQLDPPEEDGERGSQGDGESDEDEVRNTDSQTPPLPDSPTPSSPTAPVEFFVNEALSRHPKILAARQRVAAASNVIPQAKALPDPTFNNTFWPFHDNALQTAGGRVGNQMSVNQKVPFPDKLKTKAIIASREVQIAQTEVDGIAREITESVRLAYYEVWFATRAIAIIEETKDLVADLTDVAEARYRSGGSQQDVLRAQLETDRLDEQLITLRRQKQVAQADLATLLQQPVDLLPEATDELGITDTPQQIEELIALAEQCNPKLRGLAWEIQRDRDKERLACLQQYPDFNVGLSWGLISDGHDVISPVANGNDNLSISFGTTLPIWREKINAGIREAAHRRSSTTRRLEAERDELYGKIRRLIVQADALAEQRDIYENRIIPRTEGTLELSIADYRGKRTDFFTLIETYRELLMFETQLARIDATLAGTIAQLDRTVGCPQ; translated from the coding sequence ATGGATCGGCAATATTGGACACCTGCTACGAAACAAACCAAGCGAATATTGCTTGGTGCACTGATCGCCGCCTCCATGTCCGGTTGTGCGACCCAAAGAGGCGTCCAAATTGCCTCGGACACCCAAAAAGCGACCTCATTCGTCGCCGCTGAAACAGTCTCAACGAACACGCGGCCGGAGGCAATTGCCTATCGATCTGTCGAAACGCCAGTGCAATTGGCTGGCTTCAACGATGGCATGGTCGTCGCCTCGCCCGCCGCGTTCACGCTGCCACAAGACAACGACGGTGAGCTGGGATTGGACAGCGAAGAGGCAGATGTATCGAGCCGCAGCTTCAGCGACTTCCTGCAATTGGATCCACCTGAAGAAGATGGGGAGAGGGGGAGTCAGGGAGATGGGGAGAGCGATGAAGATGAAGTTCGAAACACCGACTCCCAGACTCCCCCTCTCCCAGACTCCCCCACTCCCAGCTCCCCCACCGCCCCAGTCGAGTTCTTCGTCAACGAAGCACTATCGCGGCACCCGAAAATCCTTGCCGCACGACAGCGAGTCGCCGCCGCATCAAACGTCATCCCGCAAGCCAAAGCACTTCCCGACCCAACGTTCAACAACACGTTCTGGCCGTTCCATGACAACGCGTTGCAAACCGCAGGCGGTCGTGTCGGAAATCAGATGTCGGTTAACCAGAAAGTCCCGTTTCCCGACAAGCTAAAAACGAAAGCCATCATTGCGAGTCGCGAAGTCCAGATCGCTCAAACCGAAGTCGACGGAATCGCTCGCGAGATCACTGAGTCCGTACGACTGGCATACTACGAAGTCTGGTTTGCCACACGTGCGATCGCGATCATCGAGGAAACCAAAGACCTCGTCGCTGACTTGACTGACGTTGCCGAAGCCCGCTACCGCAGCGGTGGTTCGCAACAAGACGTGCTGCGCGCTCAGCTTGAAACCGATCGCCTCGACGAACAACTCATCACGCTTCGCAGACAAAAGCAAGTCGCCCAAGCCGACCTCGCAACGCTGCTGCAACAACCTGTTGACTTGCTTCCCGAAGCAACGGATGAACTCGGTATCACTGACACGCCCCAGCAAATTGAAGAATTGATCGCGTTGGCCGAACAATGCAATCCAAAACTGCGGGGTCTTGCGTGGGAAATTCAACGCGACCGCGACAAGGAACGCTTGGCGTGTTTGCAGCAGTATCCTGACTTCAATGTCGGCCTCAGCTGGGGATTGATCAGCGACGGTCACGATGTGATCAGTCCTGTCGCCAACGGGAACGACAACCTGAGCATCAGCTTTGGGACGACGCTGCCGATCTGGCGGGAAAAGATTAACGCCGGCATCCGCGAAGCCGCTCACCGACGCAGCAGCACCACCCGTCGCCTCGAAGCCGAACGCGACGAACTCTACGGAAAGATCCGTCGCCTGATCGTTCAAGCCGACGCATTGGCGGAACAACGCGATATCTATGAAAACCGCATCATTCCCCGCACCGAAGGCACACTTGAACTTTCGATCGCCGACTACCGTGGCAAACGCACGGACTTCTTCACGCTGATAGAAACCTACCGCGAGCTCTTAATGTTCGAGACCCAACTCGCCCGCATCGACGCTACGCTAGCCGGCACGATCGCCCAGTTGGATCGCACTGTAGGTTGCCCTCAATAA
- a CDS encoding efflux RND transporter permease subunit has translation MLDKIIHFSLNNRLIVLAVAAIMLGVGAWQSLQLPIDVFPNLNRPRVVVITEAPGMAPEEVETLITFPLETTFNGASGVEAVRSSSGIGLSVIYVEFEWDTDIYNDRQVVNERLQLAAEQLPDGVKPTLAPISSIMGQILMYGMWSEGGKTEPMEVRTLADWVVRQRLLTIPGVSQVFSMGGGRMQYQVLVNPDLLREFGLTMDDVHTAVSESNLNATGGYLDQRGANELLVRGLGRITSLADLKEIAITLRDGRPITLGDVAKVVEGPQVMRGDSSAYLRTDDGTVEGGPAVVLTINKQPGSDTRAVDQAIAEALEELKVSLPDDIRIANVYSQRSFIDRAIDNVVEALADGGVLVLVILFLFLLNFRTTFITLTAIPLSIIATACVFAAFGLSINTMTLGGLAVAIGELVDDAIVDVENIFRRLKENRHCDSPRPTLAVVYDASIEVRSSVVYGTAIVVLVFIPLFALEGMEGKLFVPLAMGYVVSLIASLGVSLTVTPVLASLLLVGRRVWQIVVPILAFGIAALTMYWVVPRAIHILHLPFELPGNPLWWSLVLTPVVWVLIQVTERLLGGPEAEEGRLLEGLKGVAGLAINFSTKFAGPVLGVAAVMVTFALFAVSQLERDFLPPFNEGAVQVNALLAPGTSLATSNQIGQSVQEELMNIESVKSVARRTGRAELDEHAEGVNVTELFLEIADDADREGTIQQIRETMEDIPGVVSSTEQPLAHLISHMISGVKAQIGIKLFGDDLDVLRTKAEEMKRRIADVPGLADVMIEQQTNIPQLRIELNRKALTQNGLRPANVMELVETAMNGQVISQVLLGQRTFDLMLRMDEPYREDVTKLKRLAVPLPDGGTLPLEAVANIYESGGPNMIKREQVRRRIVLQANVSERGVVDVVSDIKTRLADLELEPGYFIEYGGQFESQQSATRRLMILSGVALLGMFLVLYTLFGNVNFSMQVLVALPTAFIGAVAALVITDQNLTVAAMVGFISLCGIASRNGILLLNHYIHLVEHEGESWTGEMVRRAGQERMAPVLMTALTSGIGLLPLALAAGEPGKEILYPIATVIVGGLLTSTLAEFFVRPALFWTIGVGAGQQIVRDHAGDIGDEKSGMGSEHLSPEPELVTS, from the coding sequence ATGCTAGATAAAATCATTCACTTCTCGCTGAACAATCGACTGATCGTGCTCGCGGTTGCCGCGATCATGCTGGGCGTTGGTGCGTGGCAATCCTTGCAATTGCCGATCGACGTGTTTCCAAACTTGAACCGGCCGCGTGTAGTGGTCATCACAGAAGCGCCGGGGATGGCACCAGAGGAAGTCGAGACACTGATCACGTTTCCGTTGGAGACCACGTTCAATGGTGCCAGCGGCGTTGAGGCAGTCCGCAGCAGCAGCGGCATCGGTCTGTCGGTGATCTATGTCGAGTTCGAGTGGGACACGGACATCTACAACGACCGACAAGTCGTCAATGAACGTTTGCAACTTGCCGCTGAGCAATTGCCCGACGGCGTGAAACCAACACTCGCACCCATCTCGTCAATCATGGGACAGATTCTCATGTACGGCATGTGGAGTGAAGGCGGCAAAACCGAGCCGATGGAGGTTCGCACGCTGGCCGATTGGGTCGTCCGTCAACGATTGCTGACGATCCCCGGCGTGTCACAAGTCTTTTCAATGGGCGGCGGCCGGATGCAGTACCAAGTGCTGGTGAATCCGGACTTGCTGCGTGAATTCGGACTGACGATGGACGATGTCCACACCGCTGTCAGTGAGTCCAATCTGAACGCGACCGGTGGTTATCTGGATCAGCGTGGTGCGAACGAGTTGCTGGTTCGAGGACTCGGGCGAATCACGAGCCTCGCCGACCTGAAAGAGATTGCGATCACACTTCGGGACGGTCGCCCGATCACTTTGGGCGACGTGGCCAAAGTCGTCGAAGGCCCGCAAGTCATGCGTGGCGATTCGTCCGCGTATCTACGCACTGATGATGGGACGGTCGAAGGCGGCCCCGCAGTTGTTCTCACCATCAACAAGCAACCCGGCAGCGACACTCGCGCCGTCGATCAAGCGATTGCCGAAGCGCTCGAAGAGTTGAAGGTGTCCCTGCCGGATGACATCCGAATCGCCAACGTCTATTCGCAGCGTTCATTCATCGACCGAGCCATCGACAACGTCGTCGAAGCTCTCGCAGACGGCGGCGTGCTGGTCTTGGTGATCCTGTTCCTCTTCTTGCTGAATTTTCGCACGACGTTCATCACGCTCACCGCAATTCCTCTGTCGATCATCGCAACCGCGTGCGTTTTCGCCGCTTTCGGTCTGTCGATCAACACCATGACGCTCGGCGGGTTAGCGGTTGCCATCGGGGAACTGGTCGACGATGCGATTGTAGACGTGGAAAACATCTTCCGCCGGTTGAAAGAGAACCGCCACTGCGATTCCCCCCGACCGACACTCGCCGTGGTTTACGACGCCAGCATCGAGGTGCGCAGCAGCGTGGTCTACGGGACGGCGATTGTCGTTCTGGTGTTCATCCCGCTGTTTGCTCTCGAAGGTATGGAAGGCAAGCTCTTTGTGCCGTTGGCGATGGGATATGTCGTCTCGCTGATCGCGTCACTGGGCGTCTCGCTAACCGTCACGCCGGTACTGGCATCGTTACTGTTGGTCGGCCGGCGCGTCTGGCAAATCGTGGTACCGATTCTTGCTTTTGGGATCGCCGCGTTAACGATGTACTGGGTCGTCCCGCGTGCGATTCACATTCTCCATTTGCCGTTTGAACTGCCAGGCAATCCGCTGTGGTGGTCGCTCGTCCTGACGCCAGTGGTTTGGGTTCTGATTCAAGTGACCGAACGACTGCTCGGCGGTCCCGAAGCCGAGGAAGGCCGGTTGCTGGAGGGACTGAAGGGCGTTGCCGGTTTGGCGATTAACTTCAGCACCAAATTCGCCGGTCCCGTGCTGGGAGTCGCGGCCGTCATGGTGACGTTCGCGTTGTTCGCGGTTTCGCAATTAGAACGTGACTTCTTGCCGCCTTTTAACGAGGGAGCCGTTCAGGTCAACGCGTTGCTTGCACCGGGCACATCGCTGGCGACGAGCAACCAGATCGGGCAGAGCGTGCAAGAGGAGTTGATGAACATCGAATCGGTCAAGTCCGTCGCACGTCGAACGGGCCGAGCGGAGCTTGACGAACATGCCGAAGGCGTCAACGTAACCGAGTTGTTCTTGGAGATCGCTGACGACGCGGATCGCGAAGGCACGATCCAGCAGATTCGCGAAACGATGGAGGACATTCCGGGCGTGGTGTCCAGCACCGAGCAACCGCTGGCGCACCTGATCAGTCACATGATCTCGGGCGTCAAAGCGCAAATCGGCATCAAACTGTTCGGCGACGATCTGGACGTGCTGCGGACCAAGGCGGAAGAGATGAAACGACGCATCGCGGACGTGCCGGGCTTGGCCGACGTGATGATCGAACAGCAGACCAACATTCCACAGCTTCGCATCGAGCTGAATCGCAAAGCGCTAACGCAGAACGGGCTGCGACCGGCCAACGTCATGGAGTTGGTCGAGACGGCGATGAACGGGCAAGTAATTAGCCAAGTTCTGCTCGGCCAACGCACGTTTGATCTGATGCTACGAATGGATGAACCGTACCGCGAGGACGTCACCAAACTCAAGCGTCTTGCCGTCCCACTTCCCGATGGAGGCACGTTGCCGCTTGAGGCGGTGGCGAACATCTACGAAAGCGGCGGGCCGAACATGATCAAGCGAGAACAGGTACGGCGTCGAATCGTGTTGCAAGCCAACGTCTCCGAGCGAGGCGTCGTGGACGTTGTCAGCGACATCAAAACGCGACTGGCTGATTTGGAATTGGAGCCGGGTTACTTCATCGAATACGGCGGCCAATTTGAAAGCCAGCAATCGGCAACGCGTCGATTGATGATTCTTTCGGGCGTCGCGTTGCTAGGCATGTTCTTGGTGCTTTACACGTTGTTTGGCAACGTCAACTTCTCGATGCAGGTGTTGGTTGCGTTGCCGACGGCGTTCATCGGAGCGGTCGCGGCACTCGTCATCACGGATCAAAACCTAACGGTCGCAGCGATGGTCGGTTTCATCTCGTTGTGCGGCATTGCCAGTCGCAACGGCATCCTGCTGCTGAACCACTACATCCACTTGGTCGAACACGAAGGCGAATCGTGGACGGGTGAGATGGTGCGTCGCGCGGGCCAAGAACGGATGGCTCCAGTGCTGATGACGGCACTGACGTCCGGCATCGGTTTGCTTCCGCTCGCACTCGCCGCGGGCGAACCCGGCAAAGAGATTTTGTATCCCATCGCCACCGTGATCGTTGGCGGATTGTTGACCAGCACGTTGGCGGAGTTCTTCGTTCGACCGGCGTTGTTTTGGACGATCGGTGTCGGCGCGGGCCAGCAGATTGTTCGCGATCACGCGGGAGACATAGGAGATGAGAAATCGGGCATGGGGAGTGAACACCTCAGTCCTGAACCTGAATTGGTCACAAGTTAG